From a region of the Gloeomargarita sp. SKYB120 genome:
- the fumC gene encoding class II fumarate hydratase, with protein MSRAMSGEESRIETDSFGQVTVPAQVYWGSQTARALHYFAIGHETMPLAVIHALGLVKQAAAAVNQELGCLAPELAGPIQQAAQEVAQGQWDDQFPLRVWQTGSGTQTHMNVNEVIANRANQLLGQPLGTKTPVHPNDHVNLGQSSNDVFPTAMHIAAVTAYRTQLQPALAELRQALQAKAQAWQGIVKIGRTHLMDAVPLTLGQEFSGYVAHLDHHQAHLEACLPQLYELAIGGTAVGTGLNAHPEFGQRVAARLAEWTSIPWVKAANPFAALAGHEALVHFSGALAALAGSLLKIANDIRWLGSGPRCGLGELQLPANEPGSSIMPGKVNPTQAEALIMVAIQVMGNHTAINLAHSQGNLELNVCKPLIIYNVLQSIQLLADACRSFSRHCVQGLTPNVSQIETHLQQSLMLVTALNPHLGYDRAAQVAQKAYREQKTLCQAGVELGYFTAEEFAAWVQPEQMTRPTLSGDNKTNPFAQSL; from the coding sequence ATGTCAAGGGCCATGTCCGGTGAAGAATCCCGCATCGAAACCGACAGTTTTGGACAGGTAACAGTGCCCGCCCAGGTCTACTGGGGCAGTCAAACCGCCCGCGCTCTCCACTACTTTGCCATCGGTCACGAAACCATGCCCCTGGCGGTCATTCACGCCCTGGGATTGGTCAAACAGGCCGCCGCCGCCGTCAACCAGGAATTGGGCTGTTTGGCCCCGGAACTGGCCGGTCCCATTCAACAGGCCGCCCAGGAAGTGGCTCAGGGCCAGTGGGATGACCAGTTTCCCCTGCGGGTCTGGCAAACCGGCTCCGGCACCCAAACCCACATGAACGTAAACGAAGTCATTGCCAACCGAGCCAACCAACTGCTGGGACAGCCCCTGGGGACGAAAACACCAGTGCATCCCAACGACCACGTGAATCTAGGGCAATCATCCAACGATGTCTTTCCCACTGCCATGCACATTGCCGCCGTTACCGCTTACCGCACCCAGTTGCAACCAGCCCTGGCGGAACTCCGGCAAGCGCTCCAGGCCAAAGCCCAGGCGTGGCAAGGGATTGTGAAAATTGGCCGCACGCACCTGATGGATGCCGTTCCTCTGACCCTAGGGCAAGAATTCTCCGGCTACGTGGCCCATTTAGACCACCACCAGGCCCACCTGGAAGCCTGTTTACCCCAACTCTACGAACTGGCCATCGGGGGCACCGCCGTGGGCACGGGTCTCAACGCGCATCCCGAATTTGGCCAACGGGTCGCCGCGCGCCTTGCCGAATGGACCAGCATCCCCTGGGTCAAAGCCGCCAATCCCTTCGCGGCGCTGGCGGGTCACGAAGCGCTGGTGCATTTCAGTGGGGCGCTGGCCGCGCTAGCGGGTTCGCTGCTGAAAATCGCCAACGACATCCGCTGGTTGGGGTCCGGCCCCCGCTGTGGGTTGGGAGAACTCCAGCTTCCCGCCAACGAACCGGGAAGCTCCATCATGCCCGGCAAAGTCAATCCTACCCAGGCCGAAGCCTTGATCATGGTAGCGATTCAGGTCATGGGCAACCACACCGCTATCAATTTGGCCCACAGCCAAGGCAACTTGGAACTCAACGTCTGCAAGCCCCTGATCATCTACAACGTGCTGCAATCCATCCAATTACTCGCCGATGCCTGCCGCAGTTTCAGTCGCCATTGTGTCCAGGGATTGACCCCCAACGTGTCCCAAATCGAAACCCACCTCCAGCAGTCATTGATGCTGGTGACCGCTCTCAATCCCCACCTGGGTTATGACCGAGCCGCGCAGGTTGCCCAGAAAGCCTATCGGGAGCAGAAAACCCTCTGCCAAGCGGGTGTGGAATTGGGCTATTTTACCGCCGAGGAATTTGCCGCCTGGGTGCAACCGGAACAGATGACCCGACCCACCCTTTCCGGGGATAATAAAACCAATCCTTTTGCCCAGTCGCTATGA
- the ilvN gene encoding acetolactate synthase small subunit, whose translation MKHTLSVLVEDEAGVLTRIAGLFARRGFNIESLAVGPAEQPGISRITMVVPGDERAIEQLTKQLYKLINVLKVQDITNIPCVERELMLLKVNANPVSRREIIEIAQVFRARVVDLAEDSLTLEVTGDPGKMAAIIQMLQKFGIREMARTGKIALVRESGVNTEYLKTLAHRSS comes from the coding sequence ATGAAACACACCCTCTCGGTTCTGGTTGAGGACGAAGCTGGCGTTTTGACACGCATTGCCGGGTTATTTGCCCGCCGGGGATTTAACATCGAAAGCCTGGCGGTTGGACCGGCAGAACAACCGGGGATTTCGCGGATCACGATGGTGGTCCCCGGCGACGAGCGCGCCATCGAACAACTCACCAAACAACTCTACAAACTGATCAACGTCCTGAAGGTTCAAGACATCACCAACATCCCCTGCGTCGAGCGGGAATTGATGCTGCTCAAGGTCAATGCCAACCCCGTCAGCCGCCGAGAAATTATCGAAATTGCCCAGGTGTTTCGGGCGCGGGTTGTGGACTTGGCCGAAGATTCCCTGACGCTGGAGGTCACTGGCGACCCGGGTAAAATGGCCGCAATCATACAGATGTTGCAGAAGTTTGGCATCCGGGAAATGGCCCGCACTGGCAAAATTGCCCTGGTGCGAGAGTCAGGGGTCAACACGGAATATCTCAAAACCTTGGCCCACCGTAGTTCCTGA
- a CDS encoding AbrB family transcriptional regulator — translation MTENLAELPKEPLTGKALLKKLDELRHLPRREKAKYCGYYRIKGDRIRVNVSEFMDAVLLAKGVAIDNARDGRGREPTYRVTVHRNGQIVIGAAYTQKMGLKPGDEFEIKPGYKHIHLTQVERANGKTLASKSKKG, via the coding sequence ATGACAGAAAATCTAGCGGAATTGCCCAAGGAACCCCTGACGGGAAAAGCGCTGCTGAAAAAGTTGGACGAACTGCGTCATCTCCCCCGGCGGGAGAAGGCCAAATACTGTGGCTACTACCGCATCAAAGGCGACCGCATACGGGTTAACGTTTCGGAGTTTATGGATGCGGTCTTGCTCGCCAAAGGGGTAGCGATTGATAATGCCCGTGATGGGCGCGGGCGGGAACCCACCTATCGGGTGACGGTGCATCGCAACGGTCAAATTGTGATTGGTGCCGCCTACACCCAAAAGATGGGTCTCAAGCCGGGGGATGAGTTTGAAATTAAGCCGGGTTATAAACACATCCATCTGACCCAGGTGGAACGGGCCAACGGCAAGACCCTGGCCAGTAAATCCAAAAAAGGCTGA